In the genome of Fusarium fujikuroi IMI 58289 draft genome, chromosome FFUJ_chr02, one region contains:
- a CDS encoding probable pectin lyase precursor — protein MRLEVLFAPAFAAFVRAAGVTGAAEGFAKGVTGGGSAAAVTPTTTAQLVSYLGDSSARVIILDRTFDFTGTEGTTSATGCAPYGTASACQLAINKDNWCTNYQPNAPKVSVKYDNAALNPILVGSNKSLVGVGSKGIIKGKGLYIAKGAKNVIIQNIQITNLNPQYVWGGDAITLDNTDLVWIDHVTTSLIGRQHIVLGNNPSNRVTISNHKLDGATSWSATCNGYHYWGFYFTGSADTVTFKNNYIYKTSGRAPKVGGNTLLHAVNNYWYDNAGHAFEIGAGGQVVAEGNIFQNVATPLEASSFAGKLFSSPSTSANAVCSSYLGHVCQVNGFGSSGTLSGSDTDFLVNFSGKNVASAAAYSSITGLSSSAGFGTI, from the exons ATGAGACTTGAAGTACTTTTCGCACCCGCATTTGCGGCGTTTGTTCGAGCTGCTGGTGTCACTGGCGCCGCTGAAGGCTTTGCCAAAGGTGTCACAGGTGGTGGCTCAGCCGCTGCTGTTACTCCCACGACAACCGCCCAGCTCGTGTCCTATCTCGGCGACTCTTCTGCCCGAGTTATCATTCTGGATCGAACCTTTGACTTCACTGGAACTGAGGGCACGACCAGCGCGACTGGCTGTGCCCCCTATGGTACTGCCTCAGCTTGTCAGCTTGCCATCAACAAGGATAACTGGTGCACCAACTACCAGCCTAACGCGCCCAAG GTCAGTGTGAAGTACGACAATGCTGCATTGAACCCCATTCTCGTGGGTTCGAACAAGAGTCTCGTCGGTGTAGGAAGCAAGGGTAtcatcaagggcaagggcctATATATTGCAAAGGGTGCCAAGAATGTCATTATCCAGAACATTCAGATCACCAACCTTAACCCTCAGTACGTCTGGGGAGGTGATGCCATTACCCTTGATAACACCGATCTTGTTTGGATTGATCATGTTACTACATCGCTTATTGGCCGGCAACACATTGTTCTTGGCAACAACCCAAGTAACCGAGTGACGATCTCGAACCACAAGCTCGACGGTGCTACTTCTTGGTCAGCCACATGCAACGGCTACCACTATTGGGGCTTTTACTTTACAGGATCTGCTGAT ACCGTTACTTTCAAGAACAACTACATTTACAAGACCTCTGGCCGTGCCCCTAAGGTCGGCGGAAACACCCTTCTCCACGCTGTCAACAACTACTGGTACGATAACGCCGGACACGCCTTCGAAATCGGTGCTGGCGGCCAGGTCGTTGCTGAGGGCAACATCTTCCAGAACGTTGCTACACCACTTGAGGCATCAAGCTTCGCTGGTAAGCTCTTCTCAAGCCCCAGCACCTCCGCCAATGCCGTCTGCTCCTCCTACCTCGGCCATGTATGCCAAGTCAACGGCTTCGGAAGTTCTGGCACTCTCTCAGGCAGCGATACCGATTTCCTGGTCAACTTCAGTGGTAAGAATGTTGCCTCTGCTGCCGCCTATTCCAGTATCACCGGTCTCTCGTCGAGCGCTGGCTTTGGTACCATTTAG